From the genome of Lentimicrobium sp. L6, one region includes:
- a CDS encoding PKD domain-containing protein, producing MKNLYTIIIITTLSLFTPFTFAQGEGNNWYFGDNAALNFATDPPTTVSGSQMSTLEGCASISNQNGELLFYTDGTQVWNRNNVQMPNGFGLKGDASSTQSSVPVPHPGNSDLYYIFTTDSRNNGLAKGFNYSIVDMSANGGLGDIVEKNTRLLGSELVPEKVTAVKHGNEPAFWVITHGWEGSDASTFYVFKIDENGLDPIPQTFDLGRTHGSQGGDNAQARGYLKASPDGTFIACAVGENPNGNIELFDFNDETGLISNYRTVGSGITDPYGVEFSPDGTKMYASSLIYKKLVQIDFSNGNAQTVISSNNSQYELYGALQISPHGTIYMATGGLGGGKTDLPGITNPNAEGSTITFPETVVDLSPRSVRYGLPTFIQSFFIIPSFSFEPTCFEDNTEFTLEVELEDGQEIDFVTWDFNDIFSPDNIQIISDEPYGASHQFSIARTYNVSVEVTLVGGFSFINRQNVTIYPNPTFSIRDINNVSQDPYQLCAGESMEFNVSPWEFESATWSNGASGETSFPYSTNQEISVDVTSLAGCSTTRSIDLEIAPETIVTMELPDFCTGDLSTDISSLPSHTGGTFSGTGITNPTGIIDPDLIPVGESVEITYNYTDANNCNASTSDWVTHHDFPDISFSVSPTEICQNAEPLTLSGGSPNGGIYSGLGVNSTTSTFDPNQTIGLHEITYTYTDILTGCEGQTSSSIEVLDGPEVLLSAIPDVCESQGIITLSQGTPTGGTYSGSGVNSTTGEFDPIDAGGVGTYNITYEFTSPISGCLASEESDINVYPSPAAPTGISASITSYCIADNPGTITLSCTGTGGESYKWYKHHTNGVSIGSSETLSITAPTNTTEYFVRSESENCGDSDAISILITVFESPSASFNLYDECEQIPVFFTDQSSNGIITNWNWDFGDGTGSLTKNPNHRFLSYGTFEVNLTVTTNNNCQSSISQTIEIYDKPSASFLSGNNCLGVESVFTSNSTTPVSSITDYNWDVEGNTYNGSELLYTFGIEGDYDITHEVITDHGCSDSYTSQITILPAPTADFTYVNPCLSNVVELTNISYGSSIDNPIVSYLWEFDNGDTSDEVEPDYIYPDNGTYQINLTVTDGQGCSHTFHHDNIIVFPDFGVDISNNEFCLGEEGDFNGVAIPSTLALEYDWILPGGTFADGQVA from the coding sequence ATGAAGAATCTTTACACTATCATAATCATTACCACCTTATCTCTTTTCACTCCATTTACATTTGCCCAAGGGGAGGGTAATAATTGGTATTTTGGGGATAATGCTGCATTAAATTTTGCTACAGATCCTCCTACAACAGTATCGGGGAGTCAAATGAGTACTTTAGAAGGCTGTGCTTCAATTTCCAATCAAAATGGAGAGTTACTATTTTATACTGATGGCACCCAAGTTTGGAACAGAAATAATGTTCAAATGCCAAATGGCTTTGGCTTAAAAGGAGATGCATCCTCAACACAATCATCAGTACCCGTACCTCATCCTGGAAACTCAGATTTATATTATATTTTCACTACTGATTCACGTAATAATGGATTAGCAAAAGGCTTTAACTATTCAATAGTTGATATGAGTGCAAATGGTGGGCTTGGAGATATTGTTGAAAAGAACACTCGTCTCTTAGGATCTGAGCTAGTCCCTGAAAAGGTTACAGCAGTTAAACATGGAAACGAACCTGCCTTTTGGGTCATTACACATGGTTGGGAAGGAAGTGACGCCAGTACTTTTTATGTTTTTAAAATTGATGAAAATGGACTAGATCCAATACCACAAACATTTGATTTGGGAAGAACTCATGGTAGTCAAGGTGGAGATAATGCTCAAGCACGTGGTTATTTAAAGGCATCTCCTGATGGAACATTTATAGCATGTGCTGTAGGGGAAAATCCAAATGGCAATATTGAATTATTCGATTTTAATGATGAAACTGGCTTAATCTCCAACTATAGAACAGTAGGTTCTGGAATAACGGATCCATATGGAGTTGAGTTTTCTCCTGATGGGACTAAAATGTATGCTTCTTCTCTTATTTATAAAAAACTTGTTCAAATTGACTTCTCTAATGGAAATGCCCAGACGGTTATAAGTTCAAACAATAGCCAATACGAACTATACGGTGCACTTCAAATTTCACCTCATGGAACCATATATATGGCAACTGGTGGTTTAGGTGGAGGAAAAACGGATTTACCAGGTATAACAAACCCAAATGCAGAAGGCTCAACAATTACATTTCCAGAAACTGTTGTAGATTTATCTCCAAGATCAGTCCGTTATGGCCTCCCCACCTTTATCCAAAGCTTTTTTATCATCCCAAGCTTTTCATTTGAACCCACTTGTTTTGAAGACAATACAGAGTTTACTTTAGAAGTGGAACTGGAAGATGGTCAAGAAATTGACTTTGTGACGTGGGATTTTAATGATATCTTCTCTCCCGATAATATTCAAATCATAAGTGATGAACCCTATGGAGCTTCACATCAGTTTTCCATAGCCAGAACCTATAATGTAAGTGTGGAAGTTACCCTAGTTGGTGGATTTAGCTTTATAAATAGACAAAATGTAACCATATATCCCAATCCCACTTTCTCCATTAGGGATATTAATAATGTATCTCAAGATCCATATCAACTATGTGCCGGTGAAAGCATGGAGTTTAATGTGAGCCCTTGGGAATTTGAAAGTGCAACCTGGAGTAATGGTGCAAGCGGAGAAACCTCATTTCCATATTCTACAAATCAAGAAATATCAGTGGATGTGACCAGTCTTGCTGGATGTTCTACTACCAGATCTATTGATCTGGAAATTGCTCCAGAAACCATTGTCACAATGGAACTTCCTGATTTTTGCACTGGTGACCTCAGCACTGATATTAGTTCCCTGCCAAGTCATACTGGAGGAACTTTTAGTGGTACCGGTATTACTAATCCCACTGGTATTATAGATCCCGATCTGATTCCTGTAGGCGAATCTGTTGAAATCACTTATAACTATACTGATGCCAATAATTGTAACGCAAGCACAAGCGATTGGGTGACTCATCATGATTTTCCTGACATTAGTTTCTCTGTAAGCCCTACAGAAATATGTCAAAATGCAGAACCATTAACTTTAAGTGGCGGAAGCCCTAATGGAGGAATCTATTCTGGACTTGGGGTAAACTCTACTACTTCTACTTTTGATCCAAATCAAACAATTGGATTACACGAAATCACCTATACCTATACTGATATTCTTACAGGATGTGAAGGCCAAACCAGTTCAAGCATAGAAGTTTTAGATGGTCCAGAAGTTTTATTATCAGCCATCCCAGATGTTTGTGAAAGTCAAGGAATCATAACCCTCTCTCAAGGCACACCAACAGGTGGCACCTATTCTGGTTCTGGTGTAAATTCCACAACGGGAGAATTCGATCCCATTGATGCTGGTGGTGTAGGAACTTATAATATTACTTATGAATTCACAAGCCCTATCTCGGGTTGTTTGGCTAGTGAGGAAAGCGATATCAATGTCTATCCTTCACCAGCAGCTCCCACTGGTATATCAGCAAGTATCACTTCATATTGTATTGCTGACAACCCAGGCACGATAACCCTATCTTGTACAGGTACGGGTGGAGAATCTTATAAATGGTATAAACACCACACCAATGGAGTTTCCATAGGCTCTTCTGAAACCCTTAGCATAACCGCTCCCACTAATACAACAGAGTATTTTGTTAGAAGTGAATCTGAAAATTGTGGCGACTCAGATGCCATTAGTATTTTGATTACTGTATTTGAAAGTCCTAGTGCAAGCTTTAATTTATATGATGAATGTGAGCAAATACCTGTATTCTTTACTGATCAATCATCAAATGGTATAATTACTAATTGGAATTGGGACTTCGGAGATGGAACCGGTTCATTAACAAAAAACCCTAACCATCGGTTTTTAAGCTATGGAACTTTTGAGGTAAACCTAACTGTCACCACGAACAATAATTGTCAAAGCTCAATCAGTCAAACCATTGAAATCTATGACAAACCTAGTGCTAGCTTTCTTTCTGGAAACAATTGCTTAGGAGTAGAAAGTGTATTTACAAGTAATTCCACCACTCCTGTTAGCTCAATTACAGATTATAACTGGGATGTAGAAGGAAACACTTATAATGGTTCTGAACTTTTATATACTTTTGGAATAGAAGGGGATTATGACATCACCCATGAGGTGATCACAGATCATGGATGCTCCGACTCCTATACTTCACAAATCACAATTCTCCCTGCACCAACAGCCGATTTCACTTATGTGAACCCTTGTCTTTCCAATGTGGTGGAATTAACCAACATCTCTTATGGTTCGTCTATTGACAACCCTATAGTTAGTTACCTTTGGGAGTTTGACAATGGTGATACTTCTGATGAAGTAGAGCCTGATTACATCTATCCAGACAATGGTACTTATCAAATAAACCTAACTGTAACAGATGGTCAAGGCTGCTCGCATACCTTTCATCATGATAATATAATTGTATTCCCTGATTTCGGCGTAGATATTTCTAATAATGAATTCTGTCTTGGTGAAGAAGGCGATTTCAATGGTGTAGCTATTCCTTCAACACTCGCTTTAGAGTATGATTGGATTTTACCTGGAGGTACCTTTGCTGACGGACAGGTGGC